The nucleotide sequence AAGCTTTCATTGAAATACCTCATAAGCAATGTAGTCATGTTACCATGGCTCACTAGTAAAATGTGGTCATGTTCTGAACATAATAAATCCTCAATCAATGTTTTGGCGCGATTCATCGCAGCTGAATGGGATTCTCCTCCTTCAAATACAAGCTTAAAATCCTCAAAGCTTTGCTTTAGCTTATCACGCCAGTCCTCAAAATTGACCGTGCTCAGCACTCTTTCTCCGAGTCTGTCATCTTCAAGAACTCTTATTCTCCTTGAATCAGAAAGAGGTTTAATTGTATCGATAGCTCTTTTAAAAGGGCTCGAATAGATGATATCTATCTCTTTTTGCTTGAAAAAGTCAACTAGTGCCAGTGCCTGTTTCCTGCCCTGTTCAGTTAGAGGAGAGTCTTCAGGCTGGCCAGCCGCACTTGCATGACGTACAAGATAAATAGTTTTCAATCATAACACCCCTTTATTCATTCGTAATCATAAGGAACGGTGATTTCCATAAAATCTTCTGAGACAACCGTATTGGCAAACACAGTTCGTGCTTCCGCTTCAAGTTCCTTCCAGTCATTGCGGTCATACCTGGAGCTAATATGGGTTAGGCACAGCTTTTTTACATCCGCTCTCAGAGCTGTTTCTGCTGCCTGCAGAGTGGTCGAATGGAAATACTCATAAGCAAGTGTGTCTTCATCTGCTGCAAAAGTCGCTTCATGGACGAGAAGATCTGCATTTTGGGCAAGCAATTGGGCATTTGCACAAACCCTTGTGTCACCCAAAATCGTGATAACCCTCCCCTTTTGCGGTGGACCGACAAATTCATCAGGATCGATGACCGTTCCGTCGTCCAATATGACTTCTTCTCCATTCTTGATTTTCCTGTAGTCAGGACCCGGTTTTACCCCTGCGGCTTGAAGCTTGTCGGCAAGAAGAGTCCCGGGTCGATCCTTTTCCTTTACCCTATATCCATACGAAGGAATTCCATGCTCCAGCAGTTTTGCTTCAACGATAAACTGCTCATCTTCAAAAATGACACCTTCCTCCAGCTCGACGATTTCAATCGGATATTTTAAGTAGGATTTACTAATTTTCAAAGATACCTCAATATACTCTTTAATCCCGGGAGGGCCGTACACGGTAACCATTGACTCCCCTCCCTGGAAGGAACGGCTTGATAGCAATCCAGGCAGCCCATATATATGGTCTCCGTGCAGGTGGGTAATGAAGATTTTTTCAATCCTGCGTGGCTTTATGCTTGTATGTAAAATTTGATGTTGAGTTGCTTCTCCACAGTCAAACAGCCAAACAGCGCCCCGCTCCTCCAGCAATTTCAATGCGATTGAGGTCACATTCCTCAGCTTGGCTGGGACACCCGCACCTGTTCCAAGAAAAAAAACATCCATAATCCTGACATCCTCCCGTACAAAATACCTGCAATCCTTACAGGCATGTTCATTATTCCTTTCAATATATCACAACAGGCATTATTCATCTAAACCAAACGCTGGATTTAACCCATAAGGGGATAGTTCCAATCAATTGGAAGAAAACTAAGTATAGCTTAAACAGTTGCTAATTGTTCTCGAAAGGGATAAAATTTTGTATTTGTAGAGTGTTTTTTATACATACTTTTAAATTCACATAAAGAGAGGTTCTATATTGTGGCACAAACCGAAAAACCAACAGCTTTAATCATGATCTTCGGGGCTACGGGAGACCTGGCAAACCGTAAGTTATTTCCTTCCCTCTTTAATTTATTTGAAAAAGGAAAACTGGACAAATTTGCGGTAGTTGGCGTTGCACGCCGTACACTTTCCAATGAAGAATTCCAGCGGAAGGTAAAAGAATCTGTGAAGGAAAATGGGGAGACAGGTGCAGACATTGACGAGTTCGTCTCCAAGTTTTATTATCATTCCCATGACGTAACTGATTCAAGTTCTTATCTCGCGCTAGGAAAGCTTGCGGAAGAATTGGACAACCACTATGGACTTAATGGCAATAGAATTTTCTACCTGGCAATGGCTCCAGAATTCTTTGGAACAATTGCTGAGCATTTAAAGAAAGATAAGCTTACTGACGTATCTGGATTTAAGCGCCTTGTCATTGAAAAGCCATTTGGACATGATCTTGAGTCTGCCAAAGTGTTGAACAAGCAAATTCGGAAAGCTTTTTCTGAAGATGAAATCTATCGGATTGACCATTATCTTGGCAAGGAAATGGTTCAAAACATTGAGGTAATCCGTTTCGCGAATGCGATGTTCGAACCACTCTGGAATAACCGGTACATTTCCAATATCCAGGTGACATCAAGCGAAACGCTTGGAGTCGAAGAACGCGGACGATATTACGAGAAAAGCGGCGCTCTGCGCGATATGGTCCAGAATCATATGCTGCAAATGGTTTCTTTGCTTGCGATGGAACCGCCAATCAAGCTGACTACTGATGAAATCCGTTCGGAAAAAGTAAGAGTATTCCGTGCTCTCCGACCTGTAAAAGGCGAGGAAGTCACCGAATATTTTGTTCGCGGCCAATATGATAAAGGCGTCATGAATGAAACAGAC is from Mesobacillus boroniphilus and encodes:
- the rnz gene encoding ribonuclease Z is translated as MDVFFLGTGAGVPAKLRNVTSIALKLLEERGAVWLFDCGEATQHQILHTSIKPRRIEKIFITHLHGDHIYGLPGLLSSRSFQGGESMVTVYGPPGIKEYIEVSLKISKSYLKYPIEIVELEEGVIFEDEQFIVEAKLLEHGIPSYGYRVKEKDRPGTLLADKLQAAGVKPGPDYRKIKNGEEVILDDGTVIDPDEFVGPPQKGRVITILGDTRVCANAQLLAQNADLLVHEATFAADEDTLAYEYFHSTTLQAAETALRADVKKLCLTHISSRYDRNDWKELEAEARTVFANTVVSEDFMEITVPYDYE
- a CDS encoding histidine phosphatase family protein — protein: MKTIYLVRHASAAGQPEDSPLTEQGRKQALALVDFFKQKEIDIIYSSPFKRAIDTIKPLSDSRRIRVLEDDRLGERVLSTVNFEDWRDKLKQSFEDFKLVFEGGESHSAAMNRAKTLIEDLLCSEHDHILLVSHGNMTTLLMRYFNESFGYDCLMEMTNPDVFELVVSSEETMLNRIWDDRI
- the zwf gene encoding glucose-6-phosphate dehydrogenase; protein product: MIFGATGDLANRKLFPSLFNLFEKGKLDKFAVVGVARRTLSNEEFQRKVKESVKENGETGADIDEFVSKFYYHSHDVTDSSSYLALGKLAEELDNHYGLNGNRIFYLAMAPEFFGTIAEHLKKDKLTDVSGFKRLVIEKPFGHDLESAKVLNKQIRKAFSEDEIYRIDHYLGKEMVQNIEVIRFANAMFEPLWNNRYISNIQVTSSETLGVEERGRYYEKSGALRDMVQNHMLQMVSLLAMEPPIKLTTDEIRSEKVRVFRALRPVKGEEVTEYFVRGQYDKGVMNETDVPAYRQEEMVDSESNTETYVAGKLMIDNFRWAGVPFYIRTGKRMMAKSTKIVIQFKDIPMNLYYQPEKTVNPNLLVIHIQPEEGITLHLNAKKSGQGTEATPVKLNYANKGIEGLNTPEAYEKILYDSLRGDATNFTHWDEVALSWSFVDNISAVWESTKEPSFPNYASGSMGPDAADKLLEKDGFFWWPITEIDVEKC